In Dolichospermum flos-aquae CCAP 1403/13F, the following proteins share a genomic window:
- a CDS encoding NAD(P)H-quinone oxidoreductase subunit H, translating into MSRIETRTEPMVLNMGPHHPSMHGVLRLIMTLDGEDVVDCEPVIGYLHRGMEKIAENRSTIMYVPYVSRWDYAAGMFNEAVTVNAPEKLAGITVPKRASYIRVIMLELNRIANHLLWFGPFLADVGAQTPFFYQFREREMIYDLWEAATGYRMVNHNYFRVGGVAADLPYGWVDKCLDFCDYFIPKVDEYERLVTNNPIFRRRIEGLGTITREEAINWGLSGPMLRASGVKWDLRKVDHYESYDDFDWDVQWETVGDCLARYMVRMREMRESVKIIRQAIAGLPGGPYENLEAKRIMAGKKSEWDAFDYQFVAKKVSPTFKVPQGEIYSRVESGKGELGIYLVGDNNVFPWRWKIRAADFNNLQILPHLLRGMKVADIVVILGSIDVIMGSVDR; encoded by the coding sequence ATGAGTAGAATAGAAACCCGCACCGAACCAATGGTGCTAAATATGGGACCTCACCACCCATCAATGCACGGGGTTTTGCGACTAATTATGACCTTAGACGGTGAAGATGTCGTTGACTGTGAACCAGTCATAGGCTACCTACACCGGGGAATGGAGAAAATTGCCGAAAACCGTTCGACAATCATGTACGTTCCCTACGTCAGCCGTTGGGACTACGCTGCGGGGATGTTTAATGAGGCGGTGACAGTCAACGCACCAGAAAAATTAGCAGGTATCACCGTACCCAAACGCGCCAGCTATATCCGCGTGATTATGCTGGAACTAAACCGCATTGCTAACCACCTATTATGGTTTGGTCCGTTCCTCGCTGACGTGGGCGCGCAAACACCCTTTTTCTACCAATTCCGAGAACGGGAAATGATTTATGATCTGTGGGAAGCTGCAACTGGCTACCGCATGGTAAATCACAACTACTTCCGCGTGGGTGGTGTTGCTGCTGATTTACCCTATGGTTGGGTAGATAAGTGTTTAGATTTCTGCGACTATTTTATCCCTAAAGTTGATGAATATGAACGTTTAGTTACCAATAACCCCATTTTCCGCCGCCGCATTGAGGGTTTGGGAACTATTACCCGTGAAGAAGCGATTAACTGGGGACTTTCTGGACCAATGTTACGCGCTTCTGGGGTGAAATGGGATTTACGGAAAGTTGACCACTACGAATCTTACGACGATTTCGATTGGGATGTCCAGTGGGAAACCGTTGGTGATTGTCTTGCCCGTTACATGGTACGGATGCGAGAAATGCGCGAATCTGTAAAAATCATTCGTCAAGCCATTGCTGGCTTACCCGGTGGTCCCTACGAAAACCTGGAAGCAAAACGGATAATGGCTGGGAAAAAATCTGAATGGGATGCTTTTGATTATCAGTTTGTTGCTAAAAAAGTTTCTCCTACTTTCAAAGTTCCCCAAGGTGAAATTTACTCCCGCGTTGAAAGTGGAAAAGGAGAATTGGGAATTTATTTAGTAGGTGATAATAATGTTTTCCCTTGGCGCTGGAAAATCCGCGCCGCAGATTTCAACAATTTGCAAATTCTTCCTCATTTACTGCGGGGAATGAAGGTTGCGGATATCGTTGTTATTCTTGGTAGTATTGACGTAATTATGGGTTCTGTTGATAGATAA
- the thiD gene encoding bifunctional hydroxymethylpyrimidine kinase/phosphomethylpyrimidine kinase — protein sequence MTTNKTFVPVALTIAGSDSGGGAGIQTDLRTFAFHCVHGTSAITCITAQNTVGVSRVDAIASDAVVAQIQAVVEDIGVQSAKTGMLLNQEIILAVAQQIAAYKINNLVVDPVMVSRTGAQLIDDDAVQTLRNTLIPLASIITPNRYEAQILSGLEITSLVDMQAAAAIMHRELGVKAVLVKGGGMSGNLRGVDVWFNGEKLQILRTKQVETKNTHGTGCTLSAAIAANLALGKDLWTAVQAAKEYVTNALTYSLDIGKGQGPVGHFFPLLIK from the coding sequence ATGACAACAAACAAAACTTTCGTCCCTGTTGCTTTAACAATTGCCGGTTCTGATAGTGGTGGGGGTGCGGGAATTCAAACCGATTTACGGACTTTTGCTTTTCACTGCGTCCACGGAACAAGTGCTATTACCTGCATTACAGCCCAAAATACTGTAGGAGTCAGCAGGGTTGATGCGATCGCATCCGATGCTGTTGTCGCCCAAATTCAGGCGGTTGTAGAGGACATTGGCGTACAATCTGCAAAAACGGGAATGTTACTTAACCAAGAAATTATCTTGGCTGTAGCCCAGCAAATAGCAGCTTATAAAATTAATAATTTAGTAGTTGATCCTGTGATGGTATCACGCACAGGAGCGCAATTAATTGATGATGATGCCGTGCAAACTTTACGGAATACTCTGATTCCCTTAGCATCTATTATTACTCCAAATCGCTATGAAGCGCAGATTTTAAGCGGGTTAGAAATTACTTCTTTAGTAGATATGCAAGCAGCAGCGGCAATTATGCACAGGGAATTGGGAGTAAAGGCTGTTTTAGTCAAGGGTGGAGGAATGTCTGGAAATTTGCGGGGTGTTGATGTTTGGTTTAATGGAGAAAAATTGCAGATTTTGAGAACGAAACAGGTAGAGACAAAAAATACTCATGGCACAGGTTGTACTTTATCAGCGGCCATTGCTGCTAACCTAGCTTTAGGTAAAGACCTCTGGACAGCAGTACAAGCCGCAAAAGAATATGTTACAAATGCTCTTACCTATTCTCTAGATATTGGCAAAGGACAAGGACCAGTAGGCCACTTTTTCCCATTATTGATCAAATAA
- the purT gene encoding formate-dependent phosphoribosylglycinamide formyltransferase: protein MIKALKLPQKLMLLGSGELGKEFVIAAQRLGNYIIAVDRYADAPAMQVADCAEVISMLSADDLEAVVNKHQPDFIIPEIEAIRTEKLQEFEQRGITVIPTAAATNYTMNRDRIRELAHQELGIRTAKYGYAVTLEELIIISEEIGFPNVVKPVMSSSGKGQSVVNDSSEVAKAWNYAISNSRGDSQKVIVEEFINFEIEITLLTIKQWNAPTIFCNPIGHRQERGDYQESWQPAAISEDKILASQEIAKKVTDALGGAGIFGVEFFITKDEVIFSELSPRPHDTGMVTLISQNLNEFELHLRAILGLPIPHIEQLGFSASAVILAAEKSDSITFTGVAEALAEKDVDIKLFGKPTAHPYRRMGVALAKGGDISEAREKATKAASQVKIN, encoded by the coding sequence ATGATTAAGGCACTAAAACTACCCCAAAAATTAATGCTGCTTGGTTCAGGTGAACTAGGAAAAGAATTTGTAATTGCTGCTCAACGTTTAGGCAATTATATCATTGCTGTGGACAGATATGCTGATGCTCCGGCGATGCAGGTGGCTGATTGTGCAGAAGTTATCTCTATGCTGAGTGCTGATGATTTAGAAGCAGTCGTAAATAAACATCAGCCCGATTTTATTATTCCTGAAATTGAAGCAATTAGAACTGAAAAATTACAAGAATTTGAGCAAAGAGGAATTACAGTTATTCCCACAGCAGCGGCGACTAACTACACGATGAACCGCGACAGAATTAGAGAATTAGCACATCAAGAATTAGGAATTAGAACTGCTAAATATGGTTATGCAGTTACTTTAGAAGAATTAATTATCATTTCCGAAGAAATTGGTTTTCCTAATGTTGTAAAACCTGTGATGTCATCTTCTGGAAAAGGTCAATCTGTAGTTAATGACAGCAGCGAAGTCGCAAAAGCTTGGAATTATGCCATTTCTAATTCTCGTGGTGATAGCCAAAAGGTAATTGTTGAAGAATTCATTAATTTTGAAATTGAAATTACTTTACTGACAATTAAACAATGGAACGCACCCACAATTTTTTGTAATCCCATTGGCCACCGTCAAGAAAGAGGAGATTATCAAGAATCTTGGCAACCCGCAGCTATTTCTGAAGATAAAATTTTAGCATCTCAAGAAATTGCCAAAAAAGTTACTGATGCTTTAGGTGGTGCGGGAATTTTTGGTGTTGAGTTTTTCATTACTAAAGATGAGGTGATTTTTTCGGAACTGTCTCCTCGACCCCATGATACAGGAATGGTGACATTAATTTCTCAGAATTTGAATGAATTTGAATTACATCTCCGAGCCATTTTAGGTTTACCAATTCCCCATATTGAACAGTTAGGATTTTCAGCAAGTGCGGTAATTTTAGCTGCCGAAAAGTCTGATTCTATTACTTTTACTGGTGTAGCTGAAGCTTTAGCCGAAAAAGATGTAGATATTAAGTTATTTGGTAAACCTACGGCTCATCCTTATCGTCGTATGGGGGTAGCTTTAGCAAAAGGTGGGGATATTTCCGAAGCTAGAGAAAAGGCTACAAAAGCAGCTAGTCAGGTGAAAATAAATTGA